A single region of the Mycobacterium lentiflavum genome encodes:
- a CDS encoding hydrogenase maturation protease, whose product MNTCAEPDFVSLALLDNPTSLIYGIGNAGRQDDGLGWAFIDRLEQIRPQPRAHLRRTYQLSLEDADLISRFTRVLFVDATKDPAVKSFTVSRPEPKLDFSFTSHAISVPAILATTQQCFETVPHACLLAIRGYEWELQHGLTNAAEHNLNHSLGFLSRPQ is encoded by the coding sequence ATGAACACGTGCGCTGAACCAGACTTTGTCAGTCTCGCGCTGCTCGACAATCCCACGTCGCTGATCTACGGCATCGGTAACGCCGGACGTCAGGACGACGGGTTGGGCTGGGCCTTCATCGACCGGCTCGAGCAAATCCGGCCTCAGCCTCGAGCACACCTGCGCCGTACCTATCAGCTGAGCCTCGAAGACGCCGATCTAATCAGCCGATTTACGCGAGTGCTGTTCGTGGACGCCACCAAAGACCCTGCGGTCAAATCGTTCACCGTCAGCCGTCCGGAGCCGAAGCTGGACTTCAGCTTCACCTCGCACGCAATCTCGGTGCCGGCAATCCTGGCCACCACCCAGCAGTGCTTCGAAACCGTTCCTCACGCCTGTTTGCTGGCGATCCGCGGCTACGAATGGGAACTTCAACACGGACTGACCAACGCCGCCGAACACAACCTGAACCACTCATTGGGGTTCTTGTCCAGACCGCAGTAG